One part of the Sorangiineae bacterium MSr11954 genome encodes these proteins:
- a CDS encoding LysR family transcriptional regulator, with the protein MIIDYNHLARLDLNLLVAFDALLTEQHVTRAASRLGIGQSAMSHNLGRLRKLFRDDLFVRSESGMQPTPRARALALHVRAALSEVQATLRPDGAFDPARAERRFRLGIRDDLEVAMVPPLLAYIARAAPGVSLDVQQLDPERLLESIDDDRLDLAVGVFHQGRTHHKRRVLCRSDGFLCLFPRAAHDPAERLTIAHYASLPHVRVSTRAECEAAIDAALAKRRYQRRILLDTPHAISVPFVLQQLRAMATLPRRTALVAAASLGLATANVPFPLNGYSIAMLWHASYDQDAAHRWLRDTAMRIAGELDAAPPATAATGAR; encoded by the coding sequence ATGATCATTGATTACAATCATCTCGCCCGCCTGGACTTGAACCTGCTGGTCGCCTTCGACGCGCTCCTGACGGAGCAGCACGTCACGCGCGCGGCCTCGCGGCTGGGCATCGGTCAGTCGGCGATGAGCCACAACCTCGGGCGGCTGCGAAAGCTCTTTCGGGACGATCTGTTCGTGCGCTCGGAGTCGGGCATGCAGCCGACCCCCCGCGCCCGCGCGCTGGCGTTGCACGTGCGCGCGGCCCTCTCCGAGGTGCAAGCCACCCTACGGCCCGACGGTGCGTTCGATCCGGCCCGCGCCGAGCGTCGCTTTCGCTTGGGCATCCGCGACGATCTGGAGGTGGCCATGGTTCCGCCCCTCCTGGCCTACATCGCGCGCGCGGCGCCGGGGGTGAGCCTCGACGTGCAGCAGCTCGACCCCGAGCGCCTGCTCGAGAGCATCGACGACGACCGCCTCGATCTCGCCGTGGGCGTCTTCCACCAAGGCCGCACGCACCACAAACGCCGGGTGCTCTGCCGCAGCGACGGTTTTCTCTGCCTCTTTCCGCGCGCGGCCCACGATCCCGCCGAGCGCCTGACCATCGCCCACTACGCGTCGCTCCCCCATGTGCGCGTCTCCACGCGCGCCGAGTGCGAAGCCGCCATCGACGCCGCCCTCGCCAAACGACGCTACCAGCGCCGCATCCTCCTCGATACGCCCCACGCCATCAGCGTCCCCTTCGTTCTGCAGCAGCTGCGCGCCATGGCCACCTTGCCCCGCCGCACCGCCCTCGTCGCCGCCGCATCCCTCGGCCTCGCGACGGCCAACGTTCCCTTTCCGCTCAATGGCTATTCCATCGCCATGCTCTGGCACGCCTCCTACGACCAAGACGCCGCCCACCGCTGGCTGCGCGACACCGCCATGCGCATCGCCGGCGAGCTCGATGCGGCGCCCCCCGCTACGGCGGCAACGGGTGCTCGATGA